A region from the Streptomyces lydicus genome encodes:
- a CDS encoding O-methyltransferase: MEHDLAALLGELEEFGSTNDAATDDRSRKMLNITHDTGVFLALLVKATKAKKVLEIGTSNGYSTLWLADAVGEDGSVTTIEKASDKRAMAERNFQRAGLGPRIQQIGDEAGRFIGTCDAGEYDFIFLDSDRGQYADWWPSLQRILAAGHLLVVDNATSHAHQMEDFNRLVAASDGYLSSLSPIGKGELVILKEDA, from the coding sequence ATGGAACACGATCTCGCCGCACTGCTGGGTGAGCTGGAGGAATTCGGCAGTACCAACGATGCGGCGACGGACGACCGAAGCCGGAAGATGCTGAACATCACCCACGACACCGGCGTGTTCCTCGCCTTGCTGGTCAAGGCAACCAAAGCCAAGAAGGTGCTGGAGATCGGGACGTCCAACGGCTACTCGACGTTGTGGCTCGCCGACGCCGTGGGCGAGGACGGCTCGGTCACCACCATCGAAAAGGCGTCTGACAAGCGCGCGATGGCCGAACGAAACTTTCAGCGTGCCGGGCTCGGTCCCCGCATTCAGCAGATCGGGGACGAGGCCGGCCGGTTCATCGGGACGTGCGATGCGGGCGAGTACGACTTCATTTTCCTGGACAGCGATCGCGGCCAGTACGCCGACTGGTGGCCCTCGCTACAGCGGATCCTCGCAGCCGGCCACCTGCTCGTGGTCGACAACGCGACCTCCCACGCCCACCAGATGGAAGACTTCAACCGGCTGGTCGCGGCCTCGGACGGCTACCTCAGCTCCCTTTCCCCCATCGGCAAAGGCGAGTTGGTGATCCTGAAGGAGGACGCGTAA
- a CDS encoding DUF1266 domain-containing protein yields the protein MLLHNATQIGGTVSDAQVAGVKQLIGRITRYEGRFRADGILAASGRVRSVLAWDYGRTSWMARWGVGARFTDIPEAEEALVHV from the coding sequence GTGCTGCTCCACAACGCCACCCAAATCGGCGGTACGGTCTCCGACGCCCAAGTTGCCGGGGTGAAGCAGCTGATCGGCCGTATTACGCGCTACGAAGGCCGGTTTCGTGCGGACGGCATCCTTGCCGCCAGCGGTCGCGTGCGGTCCGTGCTGGCATGGGATTACGGACGGACTTCCTGGATGGCTCGCTGGGGAGTCGGCGCCCGCTTCACGGATATCCCGGAGGCGGAAGAGGCGCTGGTGCACGTCTGA
- a CDS encoding SDR family NAD(P)-dependent oxidoreductase, whose product MSTWFITGAARGFGLQIARAALAGGDAVVVTARNPDSLPDDLKRSDRVLGLALDVTRSEDITRAVDAAVGQFGGIDVLVNNAGRGLLGALEEITDAEARSLFDLNVFGLINVTRAVLPVMREAGHGKIVHIGSRSGFEGEPGVSMYSASKFAVAGISEALSVELAPFGIQSMVVEPGVFRTDFLDGSSLSTAACRLPAYDGTPAHDTLDWIGQANHAQLGDPVKGAALIYEVTCQDKLPTHLALGRDAIERQLVKIGRLQDDLTAWQAKSTATAHDDAA is encoded by the coding sequence ATGTCCACCTGGTTCATCACCGGAGCCGCCCGCGGGTTCGGCCTGCAGATCGCCCGCGCCGCGCTGGCGGGCGGTGACGCGGTCGTGGTCACGGCCCGTAACCCGGACAGCCTGCCGGATGACCTCAAGCGGTCCGACCGTGTGCTCGGCCTCGCGCTGGACGTCACCCGCAGCGAGGACATCACGCGGGCCGTCGATGCGGCTGTCGGCCAATTCGGAGGTATCGACGTGCTCGTCAACAACGCCGGGCGCGGACTGCTGGGCGCGCTGGAGGAGATCACGGACGCCGAAGCGCGCTCCCTGTTCGACCTCAACGTCTTCGGCCTGATCAATGTCACCCGTGCCGTCCTCCCTGTGATGCGTGAGGCGGGCCACGGCAAGATCGTCCACATCGGATCGCGGTCCGGATTCGAGGGCGAGCCCGGCGTCAGCATGTACAGCGCCTCGAAGTTCGCCGTCGCCGGGATCAGCGAAGCCCTTTCCGTGGAACTCGCGCCGTTCGGCATCCAGAGCATGGTCGTAGAACCCGGTGTCTTCCGCACCGACTTCCTCGACGGCAGCTCGCTGTCCACTGCCGCCTGCCGTCTTCCCGCCTACGACGGCACCCCGGCCCACGACACCCTCGACTGGATCGGCCAGGCCAACCACGCCCAGCTCGGCGATCCCGTCAAGGGGGCCGCGCTGATCTACGAGGTGACCTGCCAGGACAAACTGCCCACCCACCTGGCGCTCGGCCGAGATGCCATCGAGCGCCAACTGGTCAAGATCGGCCGGCTCCAGGACGACCTCACCGCATGGCAGGCGAAGTCCACGGCCACCGCCCACGACGACGCCGCCTGA
- a CDS encoding helix-turn-helix transcriptional regulator has translation MNREETSSRLAEFLRSARARLSPQEAGLEEEGFGRRRVPGLRREELARLAGVSVDYYTRLEQGRSPSASAEVLDALATALRLDDAERAHLHTVARPSSARRKRRSRPQRVHPGTWDLLETLEAACRPGFVLGRRLDVLAHNRLAGRLITDFRALPAAQRNQARFVFLDPHARELYTDWDTVAADTAAMLRLDAGRHPDDPALSALVGDLSIRSQAFRRYWSDNKVHQRTTGTKGYHHPLVGDLTITYQALTPGDDPDQTLFIYRTEHGSSSETALRLLASWHEPTTPEAELEHDPTTPRGTGNRRH, from the coding sequence ATGAACCGTGAGGAGACAAGCTCTCGCCTGGCAGAGTTCCTGCGCTCGGCTCGCGCCCGCCTCAGCCCGCAGGAGGCCGGACTGGAGGAAGAAGGCTTCGGCCGCCGCCGGGTGCCCGGACTGCGACGGGAAGAACTCGCCCGGCTGGCCGGCGTGAGCGTGGACTACTACACCCGCCTGGAACAAGGCCGCAGCCCCAGCGCCTCGGCGGAAGTCCTTGACGCGCTCGCCACCGCCCTGCGCCTCGACGACGCCGAACGCGCCCACCTGCACACCGTCGCCCGCCCCAGCTCCGCCCGGCGCAAGCGTCGATCCCGGCCACAGCGCGTCCATCCCGGCACCTGGGACCTGCTGGAAACCCTGGAGGCCGCCTGTCGGCCGGGCTTCGTCCTCGGCAGGCGCCTCGACGTCCTTGCCCACAACCGCCTCGCGGGCCGGCTCATCACCGACTTCCGCGCCCTGCCCGCCGCGCAGCGCAACCAGGCACGCTTCGTCTTTCTCGACCCCCACGCCCGCGAGCTGTACACGGACTGGGACACCGTCGCTGCCGACACGGCCGCCATGCTCCGCCTCGACGCCGGCCGTCACCCCGACGACCCCGCCCTCAGCGCTCTCGTCGGTGACCTGTCCATACGCAGCCAGGCTTTCCGCCGCTACTGGTCCGACAACAAAGTCCACCAGCGCACCACCGGCACCAAGGGCTACCACCACCCCCTCGTCGGCGACCTCACCATCACCTACCAGGCCCTCACCCCCGGCGACGACCCCGACCAGACTCTGTTCATCTACCGTACCGAACACGGCAGTTCATCGGAGACTGCACTGCGGCTGCTGGCCTCCTGGCACGAACCCACGACGCCGGAGGCGGAGTTGGAACACGACCCCACCACTCCACGTGGTACCGGAAACCGCAGGCACTGA
- a CDS encoding SDR family NAD(P)-dependent oxidoreductase: MSEQRVVLVTGGGTGIGAATAQLLRTAGHQVVISGRRPEPLRRVAEKTGALAHPSDAADPEAVRELVETTVTAYGRLDGVVLNAGIGRGGAVGDTEVEDWEELIRTNLTGPFLLLRTALPHLLAARGAVVAVASVGALRNSVGNAAYATSKAGLLHLCRSLAVDYGPQGLRANAVCPGWVRTEMADQRMARFAAEAGLAGGAEEAYEEANRLNPARRPGDPEEVAEAIDWLLSPAASYVNGAVLTVDGGVTTVGVGGAAFDHRIEARTPRL, from the coding sequence ATGTCGGAACAGCGAGTTGTCCTGGTGACGGGCGGGGGAACGGGAATCGGGGCCGCCACCGCCCAACTGCTGCGCACTGCCGGCCACCAGGTCGTGATCTCCGGGCGGCGGCCCGAGCCCCTGCGCCGGGTGGCCGAGAAGACCGGAGCGCTGGCCCACCCCTCCGACGCCGCCGACCCCGAGGCGGTGCGTGAGCTCGTCGAGACGACGGTGACGGCCTACGGGAGGCTCGACGGTGTGGTGCTCAACGCCGGAATCGGGCGGGGCGGCGCGGTCGGCGACACCGAGGTCGAGGACTGGGAAGAGCTGATACGGACCAACCTCACCGGCCCGTTCCTGCTGCTGCGCACCGCGCTGCCGCATCTGCTGGCGGCCCGCGGCGCGGTGGTCGCGGTCGCCTCGGTCGGCGCTCTCCGCAACAGTGTCGGCAACGCCGCCTATGCGACGTCCAAGGCGGGTCTGCTCCACCTGTGCCGCTCCCTCGCCGTCGACTACGGGCCGCAGGGGCTGCGGGCCAACGCGGTGTGCCCGGGCTGGGTGCGGACGGAGATGGCCGACCAGCGGATGGCGCGGTTCGCGGCGGAGGCGGGACTGGCGGGCGGCGCCGAGGAGGCGTACGAGGAAGCGAACCGGCTGAACCCCGCCAGGCGGCCGGGTGATCCGGAGGAGGTCGCCGAGGCGATCGACTGGCTGCTGTCGCCCGCCGCGTCCTACGTCAACGGGGCCGTCCTCACCGTCGACGGCGGAGTGACCACGGTCGGCGTCGGCGGCGCCGCCTTCGACCACCGGATCGAGGCGCGCACCCCGCGCCTGTAG
- a CDS encoding toxin glutamine deamidase domain-containing protein: protein MLNPPVAVEWVLEMLGFDWPAADEDMLFECAQIWRQFGFEVAEHQARGTQIAGNVLAANSGDAIEGFTKTWEKFSGGSGYFDDAQQAAEVIAFTFEAAATIVIAMKVAVIAQLVILACEIAAAQATAPFTLGLSELGGAAATLATREVVRKLLKKAAKQLLEAALECAKEPFVSALQAIASDLIAQTVNQNFGAQNGYDLGRTAKTGAKAFTDAVENTGETLGESLRDGAGHRAGHRVRGGLDSAAGHGHEGNDSEADSSDSSDDSTSSNDGSGSGDSADGSSGTNSGRRTDGDSSTGSDGTSTDSGNSSDAAGSGNRGSSDSGGSGRRAPDTGGPSSSSPSSGSDSSSSSPSSSSDGPPASGSSSFPSTPSNSSTDRTGSPDSSIPSSSSPSPSRGSDSSSPFDVGTQAYNESIGRPPGDDSSTPGSSPDSSTSSTTTRPDVEGGPAPDTTPDSARPDSTPDAPPSTAPGNEPSVPSNSSPIEGPGTMPDADTSPAPDTTADSARPSRPEGVDVHTPEQGASIPDPRNTEPAPMPSPPPETDRPEAAPAPAPDDSRPEPGVHQAARDSVTTMPAPAQGPIPDDSHDGNNDQNQGSGRFSMPSGAMPGSTPAANPSPGQGHAPTPSASTPHHPDDDNLSLMGGTDTAAPPASGTQPGEAGIPQQAGPSSATLSTSPPGAMPPPAAGPIPTQAPVAGNPTTIRRATTPRATTPRTEQPSTRPTTPSRDIRQNRPASPPRSETPRSETPSRPTTRPRADTPRAETPRTETPGRPTTPPRGDQPTNRPTDQQSPAASPNPTSTPNDQGMPAPNNQQPDNQQPDNQQPDATHQTPDQNQPPAGDSASKQPTAPPPQADSLSDIRNDLNIPFEGLTTPDPAHQQDLENAHPRNPDGTPQVYADPRQGNWVGLQNDGGVGVPGRSNNCADCTRSFLETWFGRPMVSAPRTLDLNADGSLNTYSAERDSVDNQARWAGAPGTYAGKDHPHPYARIAYELSQAGHGSAAVIGVNWPGGGGHAFAAVNHNGQVLFVDAQAGVVSESPIHLGAQEVFYTPLDANRNPITPYFLTPSVPQPSTQSTPDTDNSPGPDSSGPDQGSETAPDTDSTTNRHSETTQDSDTTDQDSPQPDHTQDGQESQAPQDSQDTHDTHDTHDTEHPQAADQQAESGEGVFPSTATRPSGPPDGYDDPTDADNRAQQERFPRNEDGSFQQAPDPREGTWVDDLRGQSPDESGRDVNCPDGALAFVESYAGNPTVAARRSLTEDGTPADTPEPNGRDRIENALGAEFDDFGDGRDAYDNLETTLLNEGHGSQAVIITQNDDGRAHAWNVVNHNGQIVYADPQTGQSSTTPLHSGNNGVFAIPLAANRRPVDATNQPTTQNQSRTTPADTDHTTPRRPAGATPEPDDPSAEATRERRNQSLPAPEEGTGSPANRPPDKAQGNLRDSHDVHRVGLDPVQAQMRQWAQPQGDPPRVPLADVLRESADRRQAHAESAQRVREAGQDYDRALKEVADAKAERTRAATAERKAKTDDAKQAAEARRAAAEQRFANAQQTLPQAEAAHKAAMTAYRNVPMPSTNFTDSDLRQHLDPAWSHMNDGQRYAAIASLARVSQSFHANNAVGVNPDPAANNDVYNDGKFHESAAAWRRELASHPDGTILRDVEDLKRVLEETENNSPDFSGKNYAVVEVLDPDTKESHYIVDSSVPPAVDGSGPMHSESHILNWIDQLNENREARKQTKVKVKGFYTEREPCGLPTTKTGHTTGHANCSRAISDSQAMDRVPVYYGTTYRADPDLKKLKEAERDRLRAEGRTESHIRTALGRYRTPSQQFQDTEIQQHLDFVRELEQKLANPGQNTTPTQAPQSGPSHSTDPHRTPPSDPAGTNRRPPAGPAGTGRRPPADSAATGAGEQAGAPNRSADEPHEGSPASDNQSEKRGRFKRLFESLTQSGPAEPTEIITEVDHPRFGNHKKLPEFQPDRYGTPLDRPDGTRVPLFDGPPSREQTKQGGIGDCGIIATMGAVASRYPDLLQDMIRETEDGNYEVRFHEVARNNHGNQVPTGRILTVRVTPDVPVYSDFPNTTAYADANDTGVAWPAIMEKAIAGLDQFWDDKMREHQSQFPRYKDFDGNLLTGYSRIGQGSTSGDRAELLVQLTGRKSENHDFPTQYDMHGRSPEKQLLAHLRELTESGRPVVIGTRPRGTGVENEMEKDLLSSHAYEIVSVDDKGLIQLRNPHNARHPQPLTIKEFMKYCSDQYASLEDEK from the coding sequence TTGTTGAACCCACCTGTTGCTGTCGAGTGGGTCCTGGAGATGCTCGGCTTCGACTGGCCGGCCGCGGACGAGGACATGCTCTTCGAATGCGCCCAGATCTGGCGCCAGTTCGGCTTCGAGGTCGCCGAACACCAGGCCCGCGGAACCCAGATAGCCGGCAACGTCCTGGCGGCGAACTCCGGCGACGCCATCGAGGGGTTCACCAAGACCTGGGAGAAGTTCTCGGGTGGCTCCGGCTACTTCGACGACGCCCAGCAGGCGGCCGAGGTCATCGCCTTCACCTTCGAGGCCGCTGCCACCATCGTCATCGCCATGAAGGTCGCGGTCATCGCCCAACTGGTGATCCTCGCCTGCGAAATCGCCGCGGCCCAGGCCACCGCCCCCTTCACGCTGGGCCTGTCCGAACTAGGCGGCGCCGCCGCCACCCTCGCCACCCGCGAGGTCGTCCGCAAACTCCTCAAGAAGGCCGCCAAGCAGCTCCTCGAGGCCGCCCTCGAGTGCGCCAAGGAACCCTTCGTATCCGCCCTGCAGGCCATCGCCTCCGACCTCATCGCCCAGACCGTCAACCAGAACTTCGGCGCCCAGAACGGCTATGACCTCGGCCGCACCGCCAAGACGGGTGCCAAGGCGTTCACCGACGCCGTCGAGAACACCGGCGAGACCCTCGGCGAATCCCTCCGCGACGGCGCCGGACACCGCGCCGGCCACCGCGTCCGCGGCGGCCTCGACAGCGCAGCAGGCCACGGCCACGAAGGCAACGACTCCGAAGCCGACAGCAGCGACAGCAGCGACGACTCCACCAGCTCCAACGACGGAAGCGGCAGCGGCGACAGCGCAGACGGCAGCTCCGGAACCAACTCGGGGCGCAGGACCGACGGCGACAGCTCCACGGGCTCCGACGGCACCTCCACCGACTCCGGCAACAGCAGCGACGCGGCAGGCAGCGGCAACCGGGGCAGCTCGGACAGCGGCGGCTCCGGGCGCAGGGCACCGGATACCGGCGGTCCGTCGTCCTCGTCTCCGTCGAGCGGTTCGGACAGCTCTTCATCGAGCCCGTCCTCGTCGTCCGATGGCCCGCCGGCTTCGGGTTCGTCCTCCTTCCCGAGTACGCCGTCCAACAGCAGCACGGACCGCACCGGCAGCCCGGATTCGTCGATACCCTCGTCGTCCTCGCCCTCACCAAGCCGTGGCTCCGACTCGTCCAGCCCTTTCGACGTGGGTACCCAGGCCTACAACGAGAGCATCGGTCGTCCTCCGGGTGACGACTCGTCCACCCCCGGCTCGTCTCCGGACTCGTCCACGTCGTCCACCACGACGAGGCCGGACGTGGAGGGCGGACCGGCCCCCGACACCACCCCTGACTCCGCCCGTCCGGACAGCACACCGGACGCCCCGCCGAGCACGGCACCGGGCAATGAGCCGTCCGTGCCCTCCAACTCCTCGCCCATCGAGGGCCCCGGCACCATGCCGGATGCCGATACCTCCCCGGCGCCGGACACCACTGCGGACAGCGCTCGCCCGAGCCGCCCGGAAGGCGTCGACGTCCACACCCCTGAGCAGGGCGCGTCAATCCCGGATCCGCGCAACACCGAGCCCGCGCCCATGCCGTCCCCGCCGCCGGAGACAGACCGCCCCGAGGCCGCCCCTGCCCCGGCTCCCGACGACTCCCGCCCCGAACCGGGCGTGCACCAGGCCGCCCGCGACTCGGTCACCACCATGCCCGCACCGGCCCAGGGCCCCATACCGGACGACTCCCACGACGGCAACAACGATCAGAACCAGGGCAGCGGCCGCTTCTCCATGCCGAGCGGCGCCATGCCCGGCAGCACGCCCGCCGCAAACCCCAGCCCTGGTCAGGGCCACGCGCCGACACCATCAGCATCGACCCCGCACCACCCGGACGACGACAACCTCAGCCTCATGGGCGGCACCGACACGGCGGCTCCCCCGGCCAGCGGTACGCAGCCCGGTGAGGCGGGCATCCCGCAGCAGGCGGGCCCGTCGTCCGCGACGCTCTCAACGTCGCCCCCGGGTGCCATGCCACCACCGGCGGCCGGCCCCATCCCGACGCAGGCGCCGGTGGCAGGCAACCCCACGACGATACGGCGGGCCACCACGCCCAGGGCCACGACGCCGCGTACGGAACAGCCGAGCACCAGGCCCACGACACCGTCGCGGGACATCCGGCAGAACCGTCCCGCATCGCCGCCGCGCAGCGAGACGCCGCGCAGCGAGACACCGAGCCGCCCGACCACGCGGCCGCGCGCCGACACGCCGCGTGCCGAGACTCCGCGGACCGAGACGCCAGGGCGCCCGACCACGCCGCCCCGCGGCGACCAGCCGACGAACCGTCCGACGGACCAGCAGTCACCGGCCGCGTCCCCCAACCCCACTTCCACGCCGAACGACCAAGGGATGCCGGCACCGAACAACCAACAGCCGGACAACCAACAGCCGGACAATCAGCAGCCGGACGCCACCCACCAGACGCCCGATCAGAACCAGCCCCCTGCCGGCGACAGCGCGTCCAAGCAACCCACGGCGCCTCCGCCCCAGGCAGACAGCCTTTCGGACATCCGCAACGACCTGAACATCCCGTTCGAAGGCCTGACCACTCCCGACCCCGCCCATCAGCAGGACCTCGAGAATGCTCACCCGAGGAACCCGGACGGCACCCCGCAGGTGTACGCGGACCCGCGGCAAGGCAACTGGGTCGGTCTGCAGAACGACGGCGGCGTGGGAGTGCCCGGCCGGTCCAACAACTGTGCCGACTGCACCCGCTCGTTCCTCGAGACCTGGTTCGGCCGCCCGATGGTGTCCGCCCCGCGCACCTTGGACCTCAATGCGGACGGCAGCCTGAACACCTACTCCGCGGAGCGCGACTCGGTGGACAACCAGGCGCGCTGGGCCGGCGCACCCGGCACGTACGCGGGCAAGGACCATCCCCACCCGTACGCACGTATCGCCTACGAGCTGTCGCAGGCCGGGCATGGCTCGGCAGCCGTGATCGGCGTCAACTGGCCCGGCGGTGGCGGCCATGCCTTCGCCGCTGTCAACCACAACGGCCAGGTCCTGTTCGTCGACGCGCAAGCAGGTGTCGTCAGCGAGAGTCCGATTCACCTGGGCGCCCAAGAGGTCTTCTACACCCCGCTGGACGCCAACCGGAATCCGATCACTCCGTACTTCCTGACCCCGTCGGTGCCTCAACCGTCCACCCAGAGCACTCCGGACACCGACAACAGCCCGGGCCCCGACTCGTCCGGCCCGGACCAGGGATCCGAGACCGCCCCGGACACGGACTCCACCACGAACCGGCACTCGGAAACGACCCAGGACTCGGACACGACGGACCAGGACAGCCCGCAGCCCGACCACACGCAGGACGGCCAGGAATCCCAAGCACCTCAGGATTCCCAGGACACCCACGACACCCACGACACCCACGACACCGAGCACCCTCAAGCCGCCGACCAGCAGGCGGAGTCGGGGGAAGGGGTCTTCCCGTCCACCGCCACGCGCCCCTCCGGTCCACCGGATGGCTACGACGACCCCACCGACGCCGACAACCGCGCGCAGCAGGAGAGATTCCCGCGCAACGAGGACGGCTCGTTCCAGCAGGCCCCCGACCCACGTGAGGGCACCTGGGTCGACGATCTGCGTGGCCAGAGCCCCGATGAGTCCGGTCGCGACGTCAACTGCCCCGACGGAGCACTGGCGTTCGTCGAGTCGTACGCCGGCAACCCCACGGTCGCCGCCCGCCGAAGCCTCACTGAGGACGGCACCCCCGCCGACACTCCCGAGCCCAACGGCCGCGACCGCATCGAGAACGCCCTGGGCGCCGAGTTCGACGACTTCGGCGACGGCCGTGACGCGTACGACAACCTGGAGACCACCCTCCTGAACGAGGGCCACGGCTCACAGGCCGTGATCATCACCCAGAACGACGACGGGCGTGCCCACGCCTGGAACGTGGTCAATCACAACGGTCAGATCGTCTACGCCGACCCGCAGACGGGCCAGAGCAGCACCACCCCGCTCCACAGCGGAAACAACGGCGTCTTCGCGATCCCGCTGGCCGCCAACCGACGGCCCGTCGACGCCACGAACCAGCCCACCACGCAGAACCAGAGCCGGACCACACCTGCCGATACCGACCACACCACGCCCCGGCGCCCGGCCGGTGCGACCCCCGAGCCCGACGATCCCAGCGCGGAAGCCACTCGTGAGCGGCGCAACCAGAGCCTTCCGGCCCCGGAAGAAGGGACCGGTTCGCCTGCGAACCGTCCTCCGGACAAGGCCCAGGGCAACCTTCGAGACTCGCACGACGTCCATCGGGTCGGTCTGGACCCGGTCCAGGCGCAGATGCGGCAGTGGGCGCAGCCGCAAGGCGACCCGCCCCGGGTGCCCTTGGCCGACGTACTGCGGGAGTCCGCCGATCGCCGCCAGGCACACGCGGAGTCGGCGCAGCGGGTACGTGAAGCCGGGCAGGACTATGACAGGGCGCTGAAGGAAGTCGCCGACGCCAAGGCAGAGCGGACCAGGGCGGCGACCGCGGAGCGGAAGGCCAAGACCGACGACGCGAAGCAGGCGGCCGAGGCCAGGCGGGCGGCGGCGGAGCAGCGGTTCGCCAATGCCCAGCAGACGCTCCCCCAGGCTGAGGCCGCCCACAAGGCCGCGATGACGGCGTACCGGAATGTTCCGATGCCGTCGACGAACTTCACCGACAGTGATCTCCGGCAGCATCTTGATCCCGCGTGGTCGCACATGAACGACGGCCAGCGGTACGCCGCGATCGCCAGTCTGGCCCGCGTCAGCCAGTCCTTCCACGCCAACAACGCCGTTGGCGTGAACCCTGACCCGGCAGCGAACAACGATGTGTACAACGACGGAAAGTTCCACGAATCCGCAGCTGCCTGGCGACGTGAACTCGCCTCGCACCCGGACGGGACGATCCTTCGGGATGTGGAGGACCTCAAGCGGGTGCTTGAGGAGACGGAGAACAATTCGCCCGACTTCTCCGGCAAGAACTACGCAGTCGTGGAAGTGTTGGACCCGGACACCAAGGAAAGTCACTACATCGTCGATTCGTCGGTTCCCCCTGCCGTGGACGGTTCCGGCCCGATGCACTCCGAGTCCCACATCCTCAATTGGATCGACCAGCTCAACGAGAATCGCGAAGCTCGAAAGCAGACCAAAGTCAAGGTCAAGGGCTTCTACACCGAACGTGAGCCTTGTGGCCTGCCCACCACCAAAACTGGTCATACCACCGGCCACGCCAACTGCTCCAGGGCAATCAGCGATTCCCAGGCGATGGACCGTGTTCCCGTCTACTACGGCACGACCTATCGGGCGGACCCGGACCTCAAGAAGCTGAAGGAAGCCGAGCGGGACAGGCTGCGTGCGGAAGGCAGGACCGAGTCTCACATCAGGACTGCGCTCGGCAGGTACCGCACGCCGAGCCAGCAATTCCAGGACACGGAGATTCAGCAACACCTGGATTTCGTCCGCGAATTGGAACAGAAGCTGGCGAATCCGGGCCAGAACACAACGCCCACCCAGGCGCCTCAGTCTGGCCCGTCCCATTCCACGGACCCCCACCGCACGCCCCCATCGGACCCGGCCGGCACGAACCGACGTCCTCCGGCCGGCCCGGCAGGCACGGGCCGGAGGCCCCCGGCGGACTCCGCCGCCACGGGGGCGGGCGAGCAGGCCGGCGCCCCGAACCGATCCGCCGACGAGCCTCATGAGGGCTCCCCCGCCTCGGACAACCAGTCTGAAAAGCGAGGCCGGTTCAAGCGGCTCTTCGAGTCCCTGACCCAGTCAGGCCCGGCCGAGCCCACCGAGATCATCACTGAGGTGGACCACCCGCGCTTCGGCAACCACAAGAAGCTGCCCGAGTTCCAGCCCGACCGTTACGGCACTCCGCTGGATCGTCCCGACGGTACGCGCGTGCCGCTGTTCGACGGGCCTCCATCGCGTGAGCAGACGAAACAGGGTGGTATCGGCGACTGCGGCATCATCGCCACCATGGGAGCCGTCGCGAGCAGGTACCCGGATCTCCTCCAGGACATGATCCGCGAGACGGAGGACGGCAACTATGAGGTCCGCTTCCACGAGGTCGCGCGCAACAACCACGGCAACCAGGTCCCGACCGGGCGTATCTTGACCGTGCGGGTCACTCCCGACGTGCCCGTGTACAGCGACTTCCCCAACACCACCGCCTACGCTGACGCCAACGACACGGGCGTCGCCTGGCCGGCGATCATGGAGAAGGCCATCGCGGGCCTGGACCAGTTCTGGGACGACAAGATGCGCGAGCACCAGTCGCAGTTCCCCCGCTACAAGGACTTCGACGGCAATCTGCTGACGGGCTACTCCCGTATCGGCCAGGGCTCCACATCGGGCGACCGTGCCGAGCTGCTCGTCCAGCTCACGGGACGTAAGTCGGAGAACCACGATTTCCCGACGCAGTACGACATGCACGGCCGCAGCCCGGAAAAGCAACTCCTGGCTCACCTGCGGGAGCTCACGGAAAGCGGCAGGCCGGTCGTTATCGGCACCCGGCCCAGGGGCACGGGTGTGGAGAACGAAATGGAGAAGGACCTTCTGAGTTCCCACGCCTATGAGATCGTCTCGGTCGACGACAAGGGCCTGATTCAGTTGCGCAATCCGCACAACGCGAGGCATCCCCAGCCGCTGACCATCAAGGAATTCATGAAATACTGCAGCGACCAGTATGCGTCTTTGGAGGATGAGAAGTGA
- a CDS encoding sulfite exporter TauE/SafE family protein, with protein sequence MTHTALLSFDVATVTLIVLTFFAGGLIKGLTGLGLPPVVLGILAATVGIHPAKALILIPTFLTNVLQASRGGHGREAIRLTWPFLLAATVFTVSGAFTLSYFRADVMSALLGLGLAVYGLLGLFKLRVNIRDRWWHHPAGVVFGATNGFLTGMTGSSAVPGVFYLQSIGLLRDQLVQSMGILFTFSTVGLAWSLRTQDLLSMDLGVMSAAALAPAFLGMSAGNRIRRRISEEKFRTVLCVALLLLGLYVAIQSLAG encoded by the coding sequence TTGACCCACACGGCCCTGCTCTCCTTCGACGTGGCCACCGTCACGTTGATTGTTCTGACGTTCTTCGCGGGTGGGTTGATCAAGGGTTTGACCGGCCTCGGCCTGCCGCCCGTCGTCCTCGGGATTCTTGCGGCGACGGTCGGGATCCACCCCGCGAAGGCGCTGATTCTGATACCGACGTTCCTGACGAACGTCCTTCAGGCGTCGCGCGGTGGTCACGGCCGGGAAGCCATTCGGCTCACCTGGCCGTTTCTCCTGGCTGCCACGGTCTTCACCGTTTCGGGTGCGTTCACACTGAGCTATTTCCGGGCGGATGTGATGTCCGCACTGCTCGGCCTGGGGCTCGCGGTGTACGGGTTGCTCGGGCTGTTCAAGCTCCGCGTGAACATCAGGGACAGATGGTGGCACCACCCCGCCGGTGTGGTCTTCGGAGCCACCAACGGCTTCCTCACCGGAATGACCGGCTCGTCAGCCGTCCCAGGAGTTTTCTACCTGCAATCCATCGGCCTGCTGCGGGACCAACTGGTGCAGAGCATGGGCATCCTCTTCACGTTCTCCACCGTTGGTCTGGCCTGGTCGCTGCGGACGCAGGACCTGCTCAGCATGGATCTCGGCGTCATGTCGGCCGCCGCCCTGGCCCCGGCGTTTCTCGGGATGTCGGCCGGCAACCGGATTCGCCGGCGGATCTCCGAGGAAAAGTTCCGCACAGTACTGTGTGTCGCCCTGTTGCTCCTCGGCCTGTACGTCGCGATACAGAGCCTGGCCGGCTGA